A region of Streptomyces sp. R44 DNA encodes the following proteins:
- a CDS encoding RCC1 domain-containing protein: MHLPARTTLLAALSLAALTTSALPASAGTDPWVRAWGENAQGQLGNGSVLAQQTPAAVTGITRDDVRELSGGGGGAAAAANGFAVALLKDGTVKSWGNNATGQLGNGTLTAQSFPASVAGLSGVSEVSAGLNHVLAVKGGRILAWGSNASKQLGTGQDTTNPYKAPIPVQSLDKVKDVGAGCDFSVALRQDGTVWTWGKGDNGRLGTGNNTTRETPQKVPDLADVESISVGCEHVLALTADGIVKAWGKGAEGQLGNDSTTDSNKPVDVAYLDAVARIFATSASGFAVLDDGSLAGWGKNTDKQLGDGTASNRTTPVVLDSLKGVQSIAGGADFTVAALDDGSVIGWGANAAAQLGDGSTTTPPGTTVALPPGSGITQVATTMTGKSAFAY; this comes from the coding sequence ATGCATCTCCCCGCACGCACCACCCTCCTCGCCGCCCTGTCCCTCGCGGCCCTCACCACCTCCGCCCTCCCCGCCTCCGCCGGCACCGACCCCTGGGTGCGCGCCTGGGGCGAGAACGCCCAGGGGCAGCTGGGCAACGGCAGCGTCCTCGCCCAGCAGACCCCCGCGGCCGTCACCGGCATCACCCGTGACGACGTCCGCGAGCTCTCCGGCGGCGGTGGCGGCGCCGCCGCGGCCGCCAACGGCTTCGCCGTCGCCCTCCTCAAGGACGGCACCGTGAAGAGCTGGGGCAACAACGCCACCGGTCAGCTCGGCAACGGCACCCTCACCGCCCAGTCCTTCCCCGCGTCCGTCGCCGGCCTCTCCGGCGTGAGCGAGGTCTCCGCGGGCCTCAACCACGTGCTCGCCGTCAAGGGCGGCCGGATCCTCGCCTGGGGCAGCAACGCCTCCAAGCAGCTCGGCACCGGCCAGGACACCACCAACCCCTACAAGGCACCGATCCCCGTACAGAGCCTGGACAAGGTCAAGGACGTCGGCGCCGGCTGCGACTTCAGCGTGGCGCTCCGGCAGGACGGCACGGTCTGGACCTGGGGCAAGGGCGACAACGGCCGCCTCGGCACCGGCAACAACACCACGCGCGAGACCCCGCAGAAGGTCCCCGACCTCGCCGACGTCGAGTCGATCTCCGTGGGCTGCGAGCACGTCCTCGCGCTCACCGCCGACGGCATCGTCAAGGCCTGGGGCAAGGGCGCCGAGGGCCAGCTCGGCAACGACTCCACCACCGACAGCAACAAGCCCGTCGACGTCGCCTACCTCGACGCCGTGGCGAGGATCTTCGCCACCTCCGCGTCCGGATTCGCCGTCCTCGACGACGGCAGCCTGGCCGGCTGGGGCAAGAACACCGACAAGCAGCTCGGCGACGGCACGGCCTCCAACCGCACCACCCCGGTCGTCCTGGACAGCCTCAAGGGCGTGCAGAGCATCGCGGGCGGCGCCGACTTCACGGTGGCCGCGCTGGACGACGGCTCGGTGATCGGCTGGGGTGCGAACGCCGCGGCCCAGCTCGGCGACGGCTCGACCACCACTCCCCCCGGCACCACGGTGGCGCTGCCGCCCGGCAGCGGCATCACCCAGGTCGCCACGACCATGACGGGCAAGTCCGCCTTCGCCTACTGA
- a CDS encoding RCC1 domain-containing protein: MTYAYARGAACLALLCLAVSPAHAEPRDPWVRAWGLNTAGQLGNGSTLDQQTPSSVPGLARSDVRELAGGGGNNANSFALALLNDGTVQSWGGNSNGQLGNGTTTSQGFPATVAGLSGVSRVAAGVHFAFAVRGGRVLAWGDNAFGQLGNGLTDSAATTRPVAVQSLDKVKEVAAGCYHAAALREDGTVWTWGRNTDGQLGIGSATDQNTPKKVPDLVDAVAIAIGCYHTVALTADGTVKAWGRGGYGQLGNDSTTSSQSPVDVQHLDSVARIYSGGYHNFAVLDDGSVRAWGWNAAGQLGDGTTVDRTTPVPAPGLSGVRALAGGWKHTLAVLDDGSVLAWGDNGSGQLGDGTTTASPTPVLALPQGSGTTRVAASTVWKASYAY; the protein is encoded by the coding sequence ATGACGTACGCATACGCGCGCGGCGCCGCCTGCCTCGCGCTCCTCTGCCTCGCCGTCTCCCCGGCGCACGCCGAGCCCCGAGACCCGTGGGTACGGGCCTGGGGCCTGAACACGGCGGGCCAGCTCGGCAACGGCAGCACACTCGACCAGCAGACCCCGTCCTCCGTCCCGGGCCTCGCACGCTCCGACGTGCGCGAGCTCGCCGGAGGCGGCGGCAACAACGCCAACTCCTTCGCCCTCGCCCTGCTGAACGACGGCACCGTCCAGTCCTGGGGCGGCAACTCCAACGGCCAGCTCGGCAACGGCACCACCACTTCCCAGGGCTTCCCGGCGACCGTCGCGGGCCTCTCGGGCGTGTCCCGGGTCGCCGCAGGCGTCCACTTCGCCTTCGCCGTACGCGGCGGACGCGTGCTCGCCTGGGGCGACAACGCCTTCGGGCAGCTGGGGAACGGTCTCACCGACTCCGCGGCCACGACCCGCCCTGTCGCCGTCCAGAGCCTGGACAAGGTGAAGGAGGTGGCCGCCGGCTGCTACCACGCCGCCGCCCTCCGCGAGGACGGCACGGTCTGGACCTGGGGCCGGAACACCGACGGACAGCTGGGCATCGGCTCGGCGACCGACCAGAACACACCGAAGAAGGTGCCGGACCTGGTGGACGCCGTGGCCATCGCCATCGGCTGCTACCACACCGTCGCCCTCACGGCCGACGGCACGGTCAAGGCCTGGGGCCGCGGCGGCTACGGCCAGCTCGGCAACGACAGCACGACCTCCAGCCAGTCCCCCGTGGACGTCCAGCACCTCGACAGCGTCGCGAGGATCTACTCCGGCGGCTATCACAACTTCGCCGTCCTCGACGACGGCAGCGTCCGCGCCTGGGGGTGGAACGCGGCCGGCCAGCTCGGCGACGGCACCACCGTCGACCGGACCACCCCCGTCCCGGCACCCGGGTTGAGCGGCGTCCGTGCACTGGCCGGCGGCTGGAAGCACACCCTCGCCGTCCTCGACGACGGCTCCGTCCTCGCCTGGGGCGACAACGGCTCCGGCCAGCTCGGCGACGGCACCACCACCGCCTCCCCCACCCCGGTCCTCGCCCTGCCCCAGGGCAGTGGCACGACCCGCGTAGCAGCCTCCACCGTCTGGAAGGCCAGCTACGCCTACTGA
- a CDS encoding TAXI family TRAP transporter solute-binding subunit, whose translation MLASLTRAARRRLLAVAVALLAVCAVLVWWLIPFGSPAPSGSVTFSTGVPTGVYQKYGELLKNALAQDLPEVSITLKDSEGSQQNLARVATGEADFTVATADAVAQYQRDRRPGFERLRGCARLYDDYVQLVVRKGSSLQRVQDLRGLRVGVGQDGSGVRLIADRVLAAAGLTPVRDIEPVSAGIDTMPGLLESGQLDAFFWSGGLPTDAVQKLSERFPVRLIPLDARLVDRLHDVGASTRYYRSGVIPADAYAKAQDGRPIETLAVANLLVTTVDADEDLVEGFTRTVIRSRDGIGRRVHPAQLVDLRTAVYTEPLQLHDGARRYYRSVKP comes from the coding sequence ATGCTCGCCTCGCTCACCCGTGCCGCCCGCCGCCGTCTCCTGGCGGTCGCGGTCGCGCTGCTCGCGGTGTGCGCGGTGCTCGTGTGGTGGCTGATTCCCTTCGGCTCCCCCGCCCCGAGCGGCTCCGTCACTTTCAGTACGGGTGTCCCCACCGGCGTCTACCAGAAGTACGGCGAGCTCCTCAAGAACGCCCTGGCGCAGGACCTGCCCGAGGTGTCGATAACCCTCAAGGACAGCGAGGGCTCCCAGCAGAACCTGGCCCGGGTGGCGACCGGCGAGGCCGACTTCACGGTCGCGACGGCGGACGCGGTGGCCCAGTACCAGCGCGACCGCAGGCCCGGTTTCGAGCGGCTGCGCGGCTGCGCGCGGCTCTACGACGACTACGTACAGCTGGTCGTGCGCAAGGGCTCCTCGCTGCAGCGGGTCCAGGACCTGCGCGGGCTGCGGGTCGGCGTCGGCCAGGACGGCTCAGGCGTACGGCTGATCGCCGACCGGGTCCTCGCGGCGGCCGGCCTGACGCCCGTCCGGGACATCGAACCGGTCTCGGCCGGCATCGACACGATGCCCGGGCTCCTGGAGAGCGGACAGCTCGACGCCTTCTTCTGGTCGGGCGGCCTGCCGACCGATGCCGTGCAGAAGCTGTCCGAGCGCTTCCCGGTCCGGCTGATCCCGCTGGACGCCCGCCTGGTCGACCGACTGCACGACGTCGGGGCGTCGACCCGGTACTACCGGTCGGGGGTGATCCCGGCGGACGCGTACGCGAAGGCGCAGGACGGCCGGCCGATCGAGACCCTGGCGGTGGCGAACCTGCTGGTCACCACGGTGGACGCGGACGAGGACCTGGTGGAGGGCTTCACCCGTACGGTGATCAGGAGCCGGGACGGCATCGGCCGCCGGGTCCACCCTGCCCAGCTGGTGGACCTGCGGACGGCCGTCTACACCGAGCCTCTGCAACTCCACGACGGCGCCCGCCGCTACTACCGGTCGGTGAAGCCCTGA
- a CDS encoding sialidase: protein MSRTRRSPLRTPLRSLAVLTAAAALAAAPTPLALANEGNPTVLSWGAGRTGQLGNGTLADSLSPTSVTSLFRGDVDQVSAGGTSSADSFVLARTDKTVKSWGHNSSGQLGNGGNTNQTVPTTVPRLTNIKDIAAGGKHALALDTSGQVYSWGDNAYGQLGNNRTGDSRTVPDRVQGMPKVKQISAGCDFSLALLENGKVYAWGRGIHGQLGTGNRATSAVPRQVQGLENIVEIDAGCYHALALTADDTVKSWGYNLYGQLGNSSTKSSTVPVDVDWLEGVSDIEAGAFHNYVKTSDSHVWGWGNNQYGQLLEGDEAFGDNISRTNRTAPVEIPRLEGVQHLAAGARHGVAVTADDVFAWGHNGEGQLGNGTTVARFESVKILNEGSAIKDVAVSLGGNTTYAY from the coding sequence ATGTCCCGTACACGCCGCAGTCCCCTGCGTACCCCCTTGCGAAGCCTGGCGGTCCTCACGGCCGCCGCCGCGCTCGCCGCCGCACCGACCCCCCTCGCGCTCGCCAACGAGGGCAATCCGACCGTCCTGAGCTGGGGCGCCGGCCGCACCGGCCAGCTCGGCAACGGCACCCTCGCCGACAGTCTCAGCCCCACCTCGGTCACCAGCCTCTTCCGCGGCGACGTCGACCAGGTCTCGGCCGGCGGCACGTCCTCGGCCGACTCGTTCGTCCTCGCCCGTACGGACAAGACGGTCAAGTCCTGGGGCCACAACTCCTCCGGCCAGCTCGGCAACGGCGGCAACACCAACCAGACCGTGCCCACCACCGTCCCGCGCCTGACCAACATCAAGGACATCGCGGCCGGCGGAAAGCACGCCCTGGCCCTCGACACCAGCGGCCAGGTCTACTCCTGGGGCGACAACGCCTACGGCCAGCTCGGCAACAACCGCACCGGCGACAGCCGTACGGTCCCGGACCGCGTCCAGGGCATGCCCAAGGTCAAGCAGATCTCGGCCGGCTGCGACTTCAGCCTCGCGCTCCTGGAGAACGGCAAGGTGTACGCCTGGGGCCGCGGCATCCACGGCCAGCTCGGCACCGGCAACCGCGCCACCAGCGCCGTACCCCGGCAGGTGCAGGGCCTGGAGAACATCGTGGAGATCGACGCCGGCTGCTACCACGCCCTCGCGCTGACCGCCGACGACACGGTCAAGTCCTGGGGCTACAACCTCTACGGCCAGCTCGGCAACTCCTCCACGAAGTCCTCGACCGTCCCCGTCGACGTCGACTGGCTGGAGGGCGTCTCCGACATCGAGGCGGGCGCCTTCCACAACTACGTCAAGACGAGCGACAGCCACGTCTGGGGCTGGGGCAACAACCAGTACGGCCAGCTCCTGGAGGGCGACGAGGCCTTCGGCGACAACATCTCCCGCACCAACCGCACCGCCCCCGTCGAGATCCCGCGCCTGGAGGGCGTCCAGCACCTCGCGGCGGGCGCCCGGCACGGCGTCGCGGTCACGGCGGACGACGTCTTCGCCTGGGGCCACAACGGCGAGGGCCAGCTCGGCAACGGCACGACGGTCGCGCGCTTCGAATCGGTGAAGATCCTCAACGAGGGCTCGGCGATCAAGGACGTGGCCGTCTCCCTGGGCGGCAACACGACGTACGCGTACTGA